In Candidatus Polarisedimenticolaceae bacterium, a genomic segment contains:
- a CDS encoding FtsX-like permease family protein — translation MKFWPLLWSNLTRRKARTIFTLLSIAVAFILFAYLAAVRVAFSAGVDVANASRLLTVNKVSIIQPLPYSYQEEIARTPGVAAVTHASWFGGVYQNPNTGFQGVFQAPVEPEPFLAMYPEFKVPEDQKRAWIEDREGVLVGETTAQRYGWKVGDRVPIQATIWRKKDGSRVWEFNVRGIYTGDRSVDRSQFLFHYAYFDEAREAGQGIVGWYILRIADPSQSAEVAKSIDRLFANSPAETSTMTEKALAQAFANQIGNIGAIIQWILTAVFFTLLLVTGNTIAQSVRERTAELAVLKTVGFTNGRTLALVLIEACLLTVAGGGLGLAVGAAAISGGDPTGGFLPIFYFPSRDAVVGVLLVVSLGLVAGILPAVQAMRLRIVDALRRA, via the coding sequence GTGAAGTTCTGGCCGCTGCTGTGGAGCAATCTGACGCGCCGCAAGGCGCGCACGATCTTCACGCTCCTGTCGATCGCCGTCGCGTTCATCCTGTTCGCGTACCTGGCCGCGGTACGCGTCGCGTTCAGCGCGGGGGTCGACGTCGCGAACGCCTCGCGCCTGCTGACCGTCAACAAGGTGTCGATCATCCAGCCGCTTCCCTACAGCTACCAGGAGGAGATCGCGCGCACGCCCGGGGTCGCGGCCGTGACCCACGCGTCCTGGTTCGGGGGCGTCTATCAGAATCCGAACACCGGCTTCCAGGGCGTTTTCCAGGCCCCGGTGGAGCCCGAGCCCTTCCTCGCGATGTACCCCGAGTTCAAGGTGCCGGAGGACCAGAAGCGCGCGTGGATCGAGGACCGCGAAGGGGTGCTCGTCGGGGAGACCACGGCGCAGCGGTACGGCTGGAAGGTCGGGGATCGGGTGCCGATCCAGGCGACGATCTGGCGGAAGAAGGACGGGTCGAGAGTCTGGGAGTTCAACGTCCGGGGCATCTACACGGGGGACCGGTCCGTCGACAGGTCGCAGTTCCTCTTCCACTACGCCTACTTCGACGAGGCTCGCGAGGCGGGGCAGGGGATCGTCGGCTGGTACATCCTCAGGATCGCCGATCCCTCGCAGTCCGCGGAGGTCGCCAAGAGCATCGACCGGCTCTTCGCCAACTCGCCGGCCGAGACGTCGACCATGACCGAGAAGGCACTCGCGCAGGCGTTCGCGAACCAGATCGGAAACATCGGCGCGATCATCCAGTGGATCCTCACCGCGGTCTTCTTCACCCTGCTGCTCGTCACCGGGAACACGATCGCGCAGTCGGTCCGCGAGCGGACTGCCGAGCTCGCCGTGCTCAAGACCGTCGGCTTCACCAACGGCCGGACGCTGGCGCTCGTGCTGATCGAGGCGTGCCTGCTCACGGTCGCCGGCGGGGGGCTCGGCCTCGCCGTCGGCGCCGCCGCCATCTCCGGCGGGGACCCGACCGGAGGCTTCCTCCCCATCTTCTACTTCCCGTCGCGCGACGCCGTCGTCGGCGTCCTGCTCGTCGTGTCGCTGGGCCTCGTCGCCGGGATTCTCCCCGCCGTCCAGGCGATGCGTCTCCGGATCGTCGACGCGCTTCGGAGGGCCTGA
- a CDS encoding sulfatase yields MDRSRMSWIVVRAAQGAAAGMAVGVVLGAWASRVHGDGPHHMAWLALGRILPGVSRIGLAGMILSVVVAVAVAGTARFGRRAGIVAGALIAGLGAWGVRLALGPYRSAAFPLEGASSAKLTAVGMAVVIGLGACLVVARAVDAFRRGSPGAPRPAAAVASRVVIGAWLLASVAHLAYPAIGSMRARGRPSVLVVCLDTLRADRLGVYGNPRGLTPRLDVLAGEGVVFERAIAPSPWTLATHASLFTSKLPFDHDARLDFMKIHPVHRMLAEDFREAGYRTAAFTADGYVSATFGFGQGFEIYDEKDDGDDGLPRSLDLALRWIRGAGNDPFFVFLHTYAVHSPYTHADRADPAVRGRLGDRFTNVEIEEIRAGRLTLTTDEREWVRGLYDGDVAYTDRLVGEFLETLRRDGILDEVILVVTSDHGDDLWDHSVERSPGHGHSLYQELIHVPLFVRWPNGGAAKARVGALVSLLDVAPTLLDLAGVPASPDHAGRSLAAACRTGSEPPAAPVTAESTEYGPDRFAILEGTYKVIFTPWPAERNMGVAVPAAPLEIFDLAVDPAETTDLSPRLADLPPEVIRMVAAVRARGTDKKPAPIGEDGGSPQEPVSDELLQRLKALGYIR; encoded by the coding sequence ATGGACAGGTCCCGGATGTCGTGGATCGTCGTCCGCGCGGCCCAGGGCGCGGCCGCGGGCATGGCCGTCGGAGTCGTGCTCGGGGCGTGGGCGAGCCGCGTGCACGGCGACGGGCCTCACCACATGGCGTGGCTCGCGCTGGGACGGATCCTGCCCGGCGTCAGCCGCATCGGCCTCGCCGGCATGATCCTGTCGGTCGTCGTCGCGGTCGCCGTGGCCGGCACCGCGCGGTTCGGGCGAAGGGCGGGGATCGTCGCGGGCGCCCTGATCGCCGGGCTGGGCGCGTGGGGCGTTCGGCTCGCGCTCGGGCCCTACCGGTCCGCGGCCTTCCCGCTCGAGGGGGCGAGCAGCGCGAAGCTGACGGCGGTCGGGATGGCGGTCGTGATCGGGCTCGGTGCGTGCCTTGTGGTCGCCCGGGCGGTCGATGCCTTCCGCCGAGGATCGCCGGGGGCCCCGCGGCCGGCGGCTGCCGTCGCATCCCGCGTCGTGATCGGCGCGTGGCTCCTGGCGTCGGTCGCCCACCTGGCCTATCCGGCGATCGGGTCGATGCGCGCGCGCGGACGGCCGTCGGTTCTCGTGGTTTGTCTGGACACGCTGCGCGCCGACCGGCTGGGGGTCTACGGCAACCCGCGCGGGCTCACCCCGCGTCTCGACGTGCTCGCCGGCGAGGGCGTGGTCTTCGAGCGTGCGATCGCTCCGTCCCCGTGGACCCTGGCCACCCACGCGTCGTTGTTCACCTCGAAGCTCCCCTTCGACCACGACGCCAGGCTCGACTTCATGAAGATCCACCCGGTCCACCGCATGCTGGCGGAGGACTTCCGGGAAGCGGGTTATCGGACGGCCGCGTTCACCGCCGACGGCTACGTCTCCGCCACCTTCGGATTCGGCCAGGGGTTCGAGATCTACGACGAAAAGGACGATGGCGACGACGGCTTGCCCCGCTCCCTCGACCTGGCGCTGCGGTGGATCCGCGGCGCGGGGAACGATCCCTTCTTCGTCTTCCTCCACACCTACGCGGTCCACTCCCCGTACACCCACGCCGACCGGGCGGACCCCGCCGTGCGCGGGCGCCTCGGGGACCGGTTCACCAATGTCGAGATCGAGGAAATCCGGGCGGGCCGCCTGACGCTCACCACGGACGAGCGGGAATGGGTGCGGGGTCTCTACGACGGCGACGTCGCCTACACGGACCGCCTCGTCGGCGAGTTCCTCGAGACGCTGCGGCGCGACGGGATCCTCGACGAGGTCATCCTGGTCGTGACCTCCGATCACGGCGACGACCTGTGGGATCACAGCGTGGAGCGCAGCCCGGGCCACGGCCACTCGCTCTACCAGGAGCTCATCCACGTGCCGCTGTTCGTGCGGTGGCCGAACGGGGGCGCCGCGAAGGCGAGGGTCGGCGCGCTCGTGAGCCTGCTGGACGTCGCCCCGACGCTCCTGGATCTGGCGGGCGTCCCCGCGAGCCCGGACCACGCCGGCCGAAGTCTCGCGGCCGCCTGCCGGACCGGCTCCGAGCCGCCCGCGGCACCCGTGACCGCGGAGTCCACCGAATACGGGCCCGATCGCTTCGCGATCCTCGAAGGAACCTACAAGGTGATCTTCACGCCGTGGCCCGCCGAGAGGAATATGGGGGTCGCCGTACCCGCGGCCCCGCTCGAGATCTTCGACCTGGCGGTCGATCCGGCCGAAACGACCGATCTGTCGCCGCGCCTGGCGGACCTCCCGCCGGAGGTGATCCGCATGGTCGCCGCCGTGCGGGCCCGGGGGACGGACAAGAAGCCGGCGCCGATCGGCGAGGACGGCGGATCCCCGCAGGAGCCCGTTTCCGACGAGCTTCTGCAGCGTTTGAAGGCGCTCGGTTACATCCGGTAA
- a CDS encoding thrombospondin type 3 repeat-containing protein, producing the protein MRLRLGASALASTLLAASVARAQAPLYLVDSPFDPPTVTTIYAVDPITGLLTARGSIGSAYTPILALAAADGTTLYAAGTDNAGAVCRGSTFSCLLLKIVLDPVSTIPTSVEVVGPIENGTTPLAGVAGMTFRNDGTLYAHSQDDSGLYTIDPATAQADFVGTVTTELHGGDLTFDADDRLTLWTNGVGSTAGLYEVDPATAIATLIDPESGFNLAGLASLGHSNVLYGANVLTDRLYTIDPVTGLTGTNVLLTLGGQRFDHKRGDLDSPFCVDDAACDDLDTCTVDRCTAGGCRHLFEDATCDGIDDDCDALFDEDYASLATVCGVGACTATGSTSCVTGSVVDSCVPGSPASDDTICNGIDDDCDGTIDEDGDPDGDGIGSCFDNCPGIPNPGQENVDADASGDACDCAPADPTNAPPVEVGDTLAVSNAGGTTRLTWVGASIPERFNVYRGVRRRNTAWSYNQYCVASRISEASAEDPLTPLPGNVFFYVVSRVGCGESALARDGDGQAIPNGDPCPSTGQDADGDGVEQAIDNCPAVPNPSQSDGDGDGIGDACE; encoded by the coding sequence GTGCGACTTCGACTCGGTGCATCCGCGCTCGCCTCCACGCTGCTCGCCGCGTCCGTCGCGCGTGCGCAGGCGCCGCTGTACCTCGTCGACAGCCCGTTCGATCCTCCCACGGTGACGACGATCTACGCCGTGGATCCGATCACGGGGCTTCTGACCGCCCGTGGTTCGATCGGCAGCGCCTACACGCCGATCCTCGCGCTCGCCGCCGCGGACGGCACGACGCTCTACGCCGCCGGGACCGACAACGCGGGCGCGGTGTGCCGGGGCTCCACGTTCTCGTGCCTGCTCCTCAAGATCGTGCTCGACCCGGTCTCGACGATCCCGACGTCCGTGGAGGTCGTCGGTCCGATCGAGAACGGGACGACGCCGCTCGCCGGCGTCGCCGGAATGACGTTCCGCAACGACGGAACGCTCTACGCCCACAGCCAGGATGACTCCGGCCTGTACACGATCGATCCCGCGACCGCGCAGGCCGACTTCGTCGGAACGGTCACCACCGAGCTGCACGGCGGCGACCTGACGTTCGATGCGGACGACCGGCTGACGCTCTGGACCAACGGCGTCGGATCGACGGCGGGACTCTACGAGGTGGACCCGGCCACGGCGATCGCGACGCTGATCGACCCGGAATCGGGGTTCAACCTCGCCGGGCTCGCATCCCTCGGCCATTCGAACGTCCTTTACGGCGCCAACGTCCTGACCGACCGGCTGTACACGATCGACCCGGTGACGGGCCTCACGGGTACCAACGTCCTGCTGACGCTCGGCGGGCAGCGCTTCGACCACAAGCGCGGCGACCTCGACTCCCCGTTCTGCGTGGACGATGCCGCCTGCGACGATCTCGACACGTGCACCGTCGACCGTTGCACGGCGGGAGGATGCCGCCACCTGTTCGAGGACGCGACCTGCGACGGCATCGACGACGACTGCGATGCCCTGTTCGACGAGGACTACGCGTCGCTCGCGACCGTTTGCGGCGTGGGTGCCTGCACCGCGACCGGATCCACGTCGTGCGTCACGGGGTCCGTGGTCGACAGCTGCGTGCCGGGGTCGCCCGCCTCCGACGACACGATCTGCAACGGCATCGACGACGATTGCGACGGAACGATCGACGAGGACGGCGACCCGGACGGCGACGGCATCGGCTCCTGCTTCGACAACTGTCCGGGTATTCCGAACCCCGGCCAGGAGAACGTCGACGCCGATGCCTCGGGGGACGCGTGCGACTGCGCGCCGGCCGATCCGACCAACGCTCCGCCGGTCGAGGTCGGCGACACCCTCGCGGTCTCGAACGCCGGCGGGACGACGCGGCTGACGTGGGTGGGCGCCTCGATCCCGGAGCGCTTCAACGTGTATCGCGGCGTCCGGAGGCGGAACACGGCCTGGAGCTACAACCAGTACTGCGTGGCGTCGCGGATCTCGGAGGCCTCCGCGGAGGACCCCCTGACGCCGCTCCCGGGCAACGTGTTCTTCTACGTCGTCTCGCGCGTGGGTTGCGGCGAGTCGGCGCTCGCGCGCGACGGCGACGGGCAGGCGATCCCGAACGGCGACCCGTGCCCGAGCACCGGGCAGGATGCCGACGGCGACGGCGTGGAGCAGGCGATCGACAATTGCCCGGCCGTGCCGAACCCCTCTCAGAGCGACGGGGACGGCGACGGGATCGGAGACGCCTGCGAATAG
- a CDS encoding ABC transporter ATP-binding protein — MATLVEVRNIHKNFSRGGEKIDVLQGLAMTVERGEFLALMGPSGSGKSTLLNLIGGLDRPSAGTVDVDGVRISELSEGKLTAWRARHVGFVFQMYNLLPALTAERNVELPLLLTSLSGARRRQQVATALALVGLSDRTKHFPRQLSGGQEQRVGIARAIVTDPTLLLCDEPTGDLDRKAGDEVLDLLQALNREHGKTVIMVTHDPHAAERAGRVLHLEKGVLVGTAA; from the coding sequence ATGGCCACCCTGGTCGAAGTCCGGAACATCCACAAGAACTTCTCGCGCGGCGGGGAGAAGATCGACGTCCTGCAGGGGCTCGCGATGACGGTCGAGCGCGGGGAGTTCCTCGCGCTGATGGGCCCCTCGGGTTCCGGGAAGTCGACGCTTCTCAATCTGATCGGCGGGCTCGACCGGCCCAGCGCCGGGACGGTCGACGTCGACGGCGTGAGGATCTCCGAGCTCTCCGAAGGCAAGCTGACCGCCTGGCGGGCGCGTCACGTGGGGTTCGTCTTCCAGATGTACAACCTCCTCCCGGCGCTCACGGCCGAGCGCAACGTCGAGCTGCCGCTGCTCCTCACCTCGCTGTCGGGGGCGCGGCGCCGGCAGCAGGTCGCGACCGCGCTCGCCCTCGTCGGCCTGTCGGACCGGACCAAGCACTTCCCGCGGCAGCTCTCGGGAGGCCAGGAGCAACGCGTGGGGATCGCGCGCGCGATCGTCACCGACCCCACGTTGCTCCTGTGCGACGAGCCCACCGGCGATCTCGACCGGAAGGCGGGGGACGAGGTGCTCGACCTGCTGCAGGCCCTCAACCGGGAGCACGGCAAGACGGTGATCATGGTCACGCACGACCCCCATGCCGCGGAGCGGGCCGGCCGGGTGCTCCATCTGGAGAAAGGCGTGCTCGTCGGGACGGCGGCGTGA
- a CDS encoding ABC transporter permease, with the protein MSLANGLTQVAAVTLTALRTIPQRRGPSLATVTGIAGVVAVLVAVLSIGEGFRRTLREAGSPRNALVMRAGSDSEMMSVLVGDSVDIIAQAPGIARGATAPGEAAVPLSSAELFVVVDVPKSTTGTPANVPLRGVQPAAFAARPELTIVEGRAFEWGRNEVLVGDAARRQFRGLEVGSKVKWGENVWTVVGAFAANGAIWESEIWTDARVLQPAYRRGNSFQTVVARLESPDAFDRFKDALTKDPRLDVQVLRESEYYGNQGRTLQAVIRNLGFVLAALMGIGAVFGALNTMYSAVAARTREVATLRALGFGRVAVVVSVLAESLCLALAGAVIGACGAWLFFDGYRTSTLNWDTFSQVSFAFDVTPALMAQGVAFALVLGLAGGILPAIRAARLPVTAALREA; encoded by the coding sequence ATGTCGCTGGCCAACGGACTGACTCAGGTGGCCGCGGTCACGCTGACGGCGCTCCGGACGATCCCGCAGCGTCGAGGCCCTTCGCTCGCGACCGTCACCGGGATCGCCGGCGTCGTCGCGGTGCTCGTCGCGGTTCTCTCGATCGGCGAGGGATTCCGCAGGACGCTCCGGGAGGCCGGCTCGCCGCGCAACGCGCTGGTCATGAGGGCGGGCAGCGACAGCGAGATGATGAGCGTCCTCGTCGGCGATTCCGTCGACATCATCGCGCAGGCGCCGGGGATCGCGCGCGGCGCGACCGCGCCCGGCGAGGCGGCCGTTCCCCTCTCCTCCGCCGAGCTGTTCGTCGTCGTCGACGTCCCCAAGTCCACGACCGGAACGCCCGCGAACGTCCCGCTGCGCGGCGTGCAGCCCGCCGCCTTCGCGGCGCGTCCCGAATTGACGATCGTCGAGGGTCGCGCGTTCGAGTGGGGAAGGAACGAGGTCCTCGTCGGGGACGCCGCGCGGCGCCAGTTCCGCGGCCTCGAGGTCGGTTCGAAGGTCAAGTGGGGGGAGAACGTCTGGACCGTCGTCGGCGCCTTCGCCGCCAACGGGGCGATCTGGGAGTCCGAGATCTGGACCGACGCACGTGTGCTGCAGCCCGCGTACCGGCGCGGGAACTCGTTCCAGACGGTCGTCGCGCGCCTCGAGAGTCCCGACGCCTTCGACCGGTTCAAGGACGCATTGACGAAGGACCCGAGGCTCGACGTGCAGGTGCTGCGCGAGAGCGAATACTACGGAAACCAGGGGCGGACGCTCCAGGCGGTGATCCGGAACCTGGGGTTCGTCCTCGCCGCGCTGATGGGGATCGGCGCGGTCTTCGGGGCCCTGAACACGATGTACTCCGCGGTCGCGGCGCGGACGCGCGAGGTGGCGACGTTGCGCGCGCTGGGATTCGGTCGCGTGGCGGTCGTCGTCTCGGTCCTCGCCGAGTCCTTGTGCCTGGCGCTGGCGGGGGCCGTGATCGGCGCGTGCGGCGCGTGGCTGTTCTTCGACGGTTACCGCACCTCCACGCTCAACTGGGACACCTTCAGCCAGGTCTCCTTCGCCTTCGACGTCACCCCCGCGCTCATGGCCCAGGGCGTGGCGTTCGCCCTGGTCCTGGGGCTTGCCGGAGGGATCCTCCCGGCGATCCGCGCCGCGCGACTTCCCGTGACGGCGGC
- a CDS encoding efflux RND transporter periplasmic adaptor subunit — protein MSESGRADEEFQRKLNALKIDRDERGRSGLPVAWMVVGGVLVIVAAAAAWWLFRPRPLPVRTALVEEEVQRAQGGPTVLNASGYVTARRQSTVASKVTGKVVEVLVEEGMKVEKDQVLARLDPSQANQSLALARAQLETARRATGETEAQLREATLRLRRVKDLLAGGMAAPSDGDAVEAEVGVLEARRATQEEQVREAERTVDIARQAVADTVIRAPFAGVAISKNAQPGEIISPMSAGGGFTRTGISTIVDMSSLEIEVDVNEAYIQRVVPGQRVEATLDAYRDWTIPAHVITTIPAADRQKATVTVRIAFDRLDPRILPDMGIKVAFLGDAGASTGRVTPVVRVPRAAVRGSIGEEFVFVVKGDGTLERRAVKLGPGSEDPAEVMAGLSAGERVVTAGPADLKEGLAVAEQPESN, from the coding sequence TTGAGCGAATCCGGAAGAGCCGACGAGGAATTTCAGCGGAAGCTGAACGCCCTGAAGATCGACCGCGACGAGCGGGGGCGATCGGGCCTGCCCGTCGCCTGGATGGTGGTGGGGGGCGTCCTCGTGATCGTGGCCGCGGCTGCGGCGTGGTGGCTGTTCCGCCCCCGGCCGCTCCCGGTGCGGACCGCCCTCGTCGAGGAGGAGGTCCAGCGGGCGCAGGGCGGTCCGACCGTGCTCAACGCCTCGGGGTACGTCACCGCGCGGCGCCAGTCGACGGTCGCCTCGAAGGTCACCGGGAAGGTCGTCGAGGTACTCGTCGAGGAGGGGATGAAGGTCGAGAAGGACCAGGTCCTCGCGCGGCTGGACCCGAGCCAGGCGAACCAGTCGCTCGCCCTGGCCCGGGCGCAGCTCGAGACCGCGCGCCGTGCGACCGGCGAGACCGAGGCGCAGCTCAGGGAAGCGACGCTGCGGCTGAGGCGGGTGAAAGACCTCCTCGCCGGGGGAATGGCGGCCCCGTCGGACGGCGACGCCGTCGAAGCGGAAGTCGGAGTGCTCGAGGCGCGCCGGGCGACGCAGGAGGAGCAGGTGCGCGAAGCGGAACGCACGGTGGACATCGCGCGGCAGGCCGTGGCCGACACGGTGATCCGTGCTCCGTTCGCCGGGGTGGCGATCTCCAAGAACGCGCAGCCCGGGGAGATCATCTCGCCGATGTCGGCGGGGGGTGGGTTCACGAGAACCGGCATCTCGACGATCGTGGACATGTCCTCGCTCGAGATCGAGGTGGACGTGAACGAGGCGTACATCCAGCGCGTGGTGCCCGGCCAGCGGGTGGAGGCGACCCTCGACGCCTACCGCGACTGGACGATCCCCGCGCACGTGATCACGACCATTCCCGCCGCCGACCGGCAGAAGGCGACGGTGACGGTGCGGATCGCCTTCGACCGGCTCGACCCGCGGATCCTCCCCGACATGGGGATCAAAGTCGCGTTCCTGGGCGATGCCGGCGCCTCGACGGGACGGGTCACGCCCGTCGTGCGCGTCCCTCGCGCGGCGGTGCGAGGATCGATCGGCGAGGAGTTCGTGTTCGTCGTGAAGGGGGACGGGACGCTCGAGCGCCGCGCGGTAAAGCTCGGCCCGGGCTCCGAGGATCCGGCCGAGGTCATGGCGGGGCTCTCCGCCGGGGAGCGCGTGGTCACGGCCGGCCCGGCGGACCTGAAGGAAGGGCTCGCCGTCGCCGAGCAACCGGAGTCGAACTGA